In Rhodoferax koreense, a genomic segment contains:
- a CDS encoding ATP-binding SpoIIE family protein phosphatase, whose protein sequence is MHAALGKPVCFRLQSSLDLRVAVLEVPRLPCLARFNKVDQTLVATVVAELGSNILKYAGAGQLRVQGVHDGLRSGVELVAEDHGPGIADIPKAMQEHYSSSGSLGMGLSGVQRMVSELDVVSTPGRGTRIVARKWDPSYPRTADRASIAGVPALGESTSNQLRLEIGTANRPCYPEHVSGDSTLVLPVAGGMLLACIDASGHGKAAHLLAQRLTEGVRAAASPDLARLLRTLHTLAVGSIGAAVSLAFVDTAGAELRFAGIGNIRIRCLGQTPWTGIARDGVLGERFPSPDVQRFELHAEDLVLMYSDGVRQSLSSQAMARLHLSSAQQIADNLLRQAGRSTDDASCIVVKCRR, encoded by the coding sequence ATGCACGCAGCCCTCGGCAAGCCCGTCTGCTTCCGGCTCCAGTCGAGCCTGGATCTGCGCGTGGCGGTGCTGGAAGTGCCCCGCCTGCCCTGCCTCGCGCGTTTCAACAAAGTCGACCAGACGCTGGTGGCCACCGTGGTGGCCGAACTCGGCAGCAACATCCTCAAGTACGCAGGCGCAGGCCAGTTGCGCGTGCAGGGCGTGCACGACGGCCTGCGCAGCGGCGTGGAACTGGTGGCCGAAGACCACGGCCCCGGCATCGCGGACATCCCGAAAGCCATGCAGGAGCACTACAGCTCGTCGGGCAGCCTGGGCATGGGCCTGTCGGGCGTGCAGCGCATGGTGTCGGAGCTGGACGTGGTCTCTACCCCCGGCCGGGGCACGCGCATCGTCGCGCGCAAGTGGGACCCGTCGTACCCGCGCACGGCCGACCGCGCGAGCATCGCCGGTGTGCCAGCCCTCGGCGAGAGTACGTCGAACCAGCTGCGCCTGGAGATCGGCACCGCCAACCGCCCCTGTTATCCGGAGCACGTGTCGGGCGACAGCACACTGGTGCTGCCCGTCGCCGGCGGCATGCTGCTGGCCTGCATCGACGCCTCGGGCCACGGCAAGGCCGCCCATCTGCTGGCGCAGCGATTGACCGAAGGCGTGCGCGCGGCGGCCAGCCCCGACCTGGCGCGGCTGCTGCGCACCCTGCACACCCTGGCCGTGGGCAGCATCGGCGCGGCCGTTTCGCTGGCCTTCGTCGACACGGCCGGCGCCGAACTGCGCTTCGCCGGCATCGGCAACATCCGTATCCGGTGCCTCGGCCAGACGCCCTGGACCGGCATCGCCCGAGACGGCGTGCTTGGCGAGCGGTTTCCCTCACCCGATGTGCAGCGTTTCGAGCTGCATGCCGAGGACCTGGTACTGATGTACTCCGACGGCGTGCGCCAATCGCTGAGCAGCCAGGCCATGGCGCGGCTGCACCTGAGCTCGGCGCAGCAGATCGCCGACAACCTCCTGCGGCAGGCCGGCCGCAGCACGGACGATGCGAGTTGCATCGTGGTGAAATGTCGGCGCTAG
- a CDS encoding PAS domain-containing hybrid sensor histidine kinase/response regulator — protein sequence MSALAWIGRVVLHGPDAYLEARRKVHQALLTLEGTSGHASHVAHCTLIASCVSEMCRWLRQAGAAAGAQQPASIEMACENGPGGARAVVSFVSTAPLPATPVQLSRFSTTAERFEAAGRHELRLGFPLSQGIAADALPGLQAMFAERSRDELFAESQRSDRDMRQLVEQQRAIFENTPSGVIFTADGLIKQLNRGFAEILRGSEAALLGQRTQVMFDGPESYAAFGAEVGPILALGEAVKLEWTLRRLDGEMFAGMVSGRGIQLEGFQRAAIWVIEDISERKQLQARLADQVAFQKVLLDTIPVAVFYKDADGRYMGFNRGYTESQGLITEEMIGKTVLDLEGLPLPERQVQMKEDEQVIHGGLVLRQVMPRRFVDGEMHETVTWKRGFRKQDGTPGGLICAFVDITDQKRSQEALQLAKEAADAANQAKSDFLANMSHEIRTPMNAIIGMSHLALKTALDPRQRDYIQKIQQSGQHLLGILNDILDFSKVEAGKLVIEQVPFELDRVLENVAGVVADKAQGKGLELVCDLPAEVPQSLLGDPLRLSQILINYTNNAIKFTEKGEIDIVVRAEERTAHDVLLRFEVHDTGIGLTPEQIARLFQSFQQADTSTTRQYGGTGLGLAISKRLAQLMGGDVGVRSVPGQGSTFWFTARLGLGRRQQPRLMPHIDLRGLRVLVVDDNDNAATVLSEMLAALGFAVTVAHSGAQAVELVRQAAAEGGGFDVATLDWQMPGLSGVETAERIEALGLARAPRLVMVTAYGRDDLARQQTITVAEWLLKPVSASVLFNTMMRVLGHDKAPKALNDFAAATASQALAALAPLRGARILLVEDNELNQQVASELLQDAGFEVDVADNGQVALDKVTAARARRQLYDVVLMDMQMPVMDGVTAAGLLRREPALAAMPILAMTANAMQIDRERCLAAGMNDFVTKPIDPDALWLALSRWIRLRDGLGVPAPVAPPPAQASTENHIPRHIPDLDTQLGLRRVMGKESLYLSMLHKFVAGQGMATAQIRSALDGGQRELALRLAHTLRGLAGNIGASALQQAAGDAERAMAQGEDVDTVDALLMALERALATIVQPLAVALAGPAPVASAIPAAQAKAVPAEHVGPVLARLRALLDDADPEAGDYFSEHSQMLREALGQAHGEVQAAISGYDFEEALHTLEIAAPR from the coding sequence ATGTCGGCGCTAGCCTGGATCGGACGCGTCGTGCTGCATGGGCCGGACGCGTACCTCGAGGCGCGCCGCAAGGTCCACCAGGCGCTGCTCACGCTGGAAGGCACGTCGGGCCACGCCTCCCATGTCGCGCACTGCACACTGATCGCCTCCTGTGTGTCCGAGATGTGCCGCTGGCTGCGGCAGGCTGGCGCCGCGGCCGGGGCCCAGCAGCCGGCGAGCATCGAGATGGCGTGCGAGAACGGGCCTGGCGGCGCCCGCGCCGTGGTGAGTTTCGTATCGACCGCGCCGTTGCCCGCCACGCCGGTGCAGCTCTCGCGTTTCAGCACCACGGCCGAGCGCTTCGAGGCCGCCGGGCGGCATGAGTTGCGCCTGGGCTTTCCCCTGTCGCAAGGCATCGCCGCCGACGCGCTGCCGGGCCTGCAGGCGATGTTCGCCGAACGTTCGCGCGACGAATTGTTCGCCGAATCCCAGCGCTCCGACCGCGACATGCGCCAGCTCGTCGAGCAGCAACGCGCCATCTTCGAGAACACCCCCTCGGGCGTGATCTTCACGGCCGATGGCCTGATCAAACAGCTCAACCGCGGCTTCGCCGAAATCCTGCGCGGCAGCGAAGCCGCGCTGCTGGGCCAGCGTACGCAGGTGATGTTCGACGGCCCCGAAAGCTACGCCGCCTTCGGCGCGGAGGTCGGCCCGATCCTCGCGCTGGGCGAGGCGGTCAAGCTGGAATGGACGCTGCGCCGCCTCGACGGCGAGATGTTCGCCGGCATGGTCTCGGGCCGTGGCATCCAGCTCGAAGGATTCCAGCGCGCGGCGATCTGGGTCATCGAAGACATCAGCGAACGCAAGCAGCTGCAGGCGCGCTTGGCGGACCAGGTGGCGTTCCAGAAAGTGCTGCTGGACACGATTCCGGTGGCCGTGTTCTACAAGGACGCGGATGGCCGTTACATGGGCTTCAACCGCGGCTACACGGAAAGCCAGGGTCTGATCACCGAGGAGATGATCGGCAAGACCGTGCTCGACCTGGAGGGGCTGCCGCTGCCGGAACGGCAGGTGCAGATGAAGGAAGACGAGCAGGTCATCCATGGCGGATTGGTCCTGCGCCAGGTCATGCCCCGGCGCTTCGTGGACGGCGAGATGCACGAGACGGTGACCTGGAAGCGCGGCTTCCGCAAGCAGGATGGAACGCCCGGCGGCCTGATCTGCGCCTTCGTCGACATCACCGACCAAAAGCGCAGCCAGGAAGCGCTGCAGCTTGCCAAGGAAGCCGCGGACGCGGCCAACCAGGCCAAGAGCGACTTCCTGGCCAACATGAGCCATGAGATCCGCACGCCGATGAACGCCATCATCGGCATGAGCCATCTCGCGCTCAAGACCGCGCTCGATCCGCGCCAGCGCGACTACATCCAGAAGATCCAGCAGTCGGGCCAGCACCTGCTCGGCATCCTGAACGACATCCTCGATTTCTCCAAGGTGGAGGCCGGCAAGCTGGTGATCGAGCAGGTGCCCTTCGAGCTCGACAGGGTGCTGGAGAACGTCGCCGGCGTGGTGGCCGACAAGGCCCAAGGCAAGGGACTGGAACTGGTCTGCGACCTGCCGGCCGAGGTGCCGCAAAGCCTGCTCGGCGACCCTTTGCGGCTGAGCCAGATCCTGATCAACTACACCAACAACGCGATCAAGTTCACCGAGAAGGGCGAGATCGACATCGTGGTCCGGGCCGAGGAACGCACCGCGCATGACGTGCTGCTGCGCTTCGAGGTGCACGACACCGGCATCGGCCTGACGCCGGAACAGATCGCGCGGCTGTTCCAGAGCTTCCAGCAGGCCGATACCTCGACCACGCGCCAGTACGGCGGCACCGGCCTGGGACTGGCCATCAGCAAGCGCCTGGCGCAGCTGATGGGCGGTGACGTGGGTGTGCGCAGCGTGCCCGGCCAGGGCTCGACCTTCTGGTTCACCGCGCGCCTGGGGCTGGGCCGGCGCCAGCAGCCACGGCTGATGCCGCACATCGACCTGCGCGGCCTGCGCGTGCTGGTGGTGGACGACAACGACAACGCGGCCACGGTGCTGTCCGAGATGCTGGCCGCGCTCGGCTTCGCGGTGACGGTGGCGCATTCGGGGGCGCAGGCGGTGGAACTCGTGCGCCAGGCCGCGGCCGAAGGTGGTGGCTTCGACGTGGCCACGCTCGATTGGCAGATGCCCGGCCTGTCGGGCGTGGAGACGGCCGAACGCATCGAGGCGCTGGGTCTGGCCCGTGCCCCGCGGCTGGTCATGGTGACCGCCTACGGGCGCGACGATCTGGCGCGCCAACAGACGATCACCGTGGCCGAGTGGCTGCTCAAGCCGGTGAGCGCCTCGGTGCTGTTCAACACCATGATGCGGGTGCTGGGCCACGACAAGGCGCCGAAGGCCTTGAACGACTTCGCCGCAGCGACCGCCTCCCAGGCGCTGGCCGCGCTGGCGCCACTGCGCGGCGCACGCATCCTGCTGGTGGAAGACAACGAACTCAACCAGCAGGTGGCGAGCGAACTGCTGCAGGACGCCGGGTTCGAGGTCGATGTGGCCGACAACGGCCAGGTGGCGCTCGACAAGGTGACCGCGGCCCGCGCGCGACGGCAGCTCTACGACGTGGTGCTCATGGACATGCAGATGCCGGTGATGGACGGCGTCACTGCCGCAGGCCTCCTGCGCCGCGAACCCGCGCTGGCGGCGATGCCGATCCTGGCCATGACCGCCAATGCGATGCAGATCGACCGCGAGCGCTGCCTTGCCGCGGGCATGAACGACTTCGTGACCAAGCCGATCGACCCCGATGCCCTGTGGCTGGCGCTGAGCCGCTGGATTCGCCTGCGCGACGGCCTGGGCGTACCTGCGCCGGTAGCCCCACCGCCCGCGCAGGCCTCCACCGAAAACCACATCCCCCGCCACATCCCCGACCTGGACACCCAGCTCGGCCTGCGGCGGGTGATGGGCAAGGAATCCCTGTACCTGAGCATGCTGCACAAGTTCGTGGCCGGCCAGGGCATGGCGACCGCGCAGATCCGCAGCGCACTCGACGGCGGGCAACGCGAGCTGGCGTTGCGCCTGGCCCACACGCTGCGCGGACTGGCCGGCAACATCGGCGCCAGCGCGCTGCAACAGGCAGCCGGAGATGCCGAGCGGGCCATGGCCCAGGGCGAGGACGTGGACACGGTCGATGCGTTGCTGATGGCCCTGGAGCGCGCCCTGGCGACCATCGTCCAGCCACTGGCCGTGGCGCTGGCCGGGCCGGCTCCGGTGGCATCGGCGATACCTGCGGCACAGGCCAAAGCCGTGCCGGCGGAACACGTCGGCCCCGTGCTCGCGCGGCTGCGCGCACTGCTCGACGATGCCGATCCCGAGGCCGGCGACTACTTCAGCGAACACAGCCAGATGTTGCGCGAGGCCCTTGGCCAGGCCCATGGCGAAGTGCAGGCCGCAATCAGCGGCTACGACTTCGAGGAAGCACTCCATACGCTGGAGATCGCCGCACCCCGTTAG
- the dusA gene encoding tRNA dihydrouridine(20/20a) synthase DusA: MMDWTDRHCRYLHRLLSRHTLLYTEMVTTGALIHGDVGRHLRFDATEHPVALQLGGSEASDLAHCARLGEQWGYDEINLNCGCPSERVQRGAFGACLMAEPDLVADGVKAMVDVVSIPVTVKHRIGIDRTESYAFVRDFVGKVSEAGCDTFIVHARNAWLKGLSPKENREIPPLRYEQVYRLKRDFPRLTIGINGGITTPAQIAEHLQHVDSVMVGREAYHNPWLLAGFDEAFFGTTPQLASREAVELEMVAYMERMAASEGTPWYPIARHMLGLRHGLPGARRWRQVWSDHRLKTLPPREVMAMAHAAPPRAERAEVAAENEAAA, from the coding sequence ATGATGGACTGGACGGACCGCCATTGCCGTTACCTGCACCGCCTGCTCTCGCGCCACACGCTGCTCTACACCGAGATGGTGACGACCGGCGCGCTGATCCATGGCGACGTGGGGCGGCATCTGCGCTTCGATGCGACGGAGCATCCGGTGGCGCTGCAGCTCGGCGGCAGCGAGGCCTCGGACCTGGCGCATTGCGCGCGGCTGGGCGAGCAGTGGGGCTACGACGAGATCAACCTGAACTGCGGCTGCCCTTCGGAGCGCGTGCAGCGCGGCGCGTTCGGCGCTTGCCTGATGGCCGAGCCCGACCTCGTGGCCGATGGCGTGAAGGCCATGGTCGACGTGGTCTCCATCCCGGTGACGGTGAAGCACCGCATCGGCATCGACCGCACCGAGAGTTATGCGTTCGTGCGCGATTTCGTGGGCAAGGTCAGCGAGGCCGGCTGCGACACGTTCATCGTGCACGCGCGCAACGCCTGGCTCAAGGGCCTGAGCCCGAAGGAGAACCGCGAGATTCCACCGCTGCGCTACGAACAGGTGTACCGACTCAAGCGCGATTTTCCGCGGCTCACCATCGGCATCAACGGCGGCATCACCACGCCTGCGCAGATCGCCGAGCACCTGCAGCATGTGGACAGCGTGATGGTCGGCCGCGAGGCGTACCACAACCCCTGGCTGCTGGCTGGCTTCGACGAAGCCTTCTTTGGTACGACGCCGCAGTTGGCGAGCCGCGAGGCGGTCGAACTGGAAATGGTGGCCTACATGGAGCGCATGGCCGCCTCGGAGGGCACGCCGTGGTACCCGATCGCACGCCACATGCTGGGCTTGCGCCATGGCCTGCCGGGCGCGCGCCGCTGGCGCCAGGTATGGAGCGACCACCGCCTCAAGACACTGCCGCCGCGCGAGGTGATGGCCATGGCGCATGCAGCGCCGCCGCGCGCCGAAAGAGCCGAAGTCGCCGCTGAAAACGAAGCCGCTGCCTGA
- a CDS encoding site-specific integrase — MATVRIKKGGKVIFRETETFDREQAAKAWMKKRETELAVPGALTKPADPLMADVIDQYNQEKHKAHGKTKTQVLRTIKDSDFGKLRCSEATSPEIIKYLQTLTSQPQTRGNYLSHLAAVYSVARPAWGYPLDQQAAEDARVVAVKLGLISRSKQRTRRPTLDELDKLMAHYSAYELKNADPIPMRALILFSIFSTRRQEETCRITAEDLNAEHAELTVRDMKNPGEKIGNDVVTALTPEALQIIQRLGAKKGRIWPYNEGSVSASFTRACAILGIEDLRFHDLRHDGISRLFEMGWNIPRVATVSAHRSWQSLQRYTHVKQTGDKYQDWPWKKKLLGAT, encoded by the coding sequence ATGGCCACGGTGCGAATCAAAAAAGGCGGCAAGGTCATCTTCCGGGAAACCGAGACCTTCGACCGGGAACAGGCCGCCAAGGCCTGGATGAAGAAACGCGAAACGGAGCTCGCGGTGCCTGGCGCGCTGACAAAGCCCGCCGACCCGCTGATGGCCGACGTGATCGACCAGTACAACCAGGAGAAGCACAAGGCCCACGGCAAGACCAAGACCCAGGTGCTGCGCACCATCAAGGACTCGGATTTCGGGAAGCTGCGCTGCAGCGAGGCCACCAGCCCGGAGATCATCAAGTATCTGCAGACGCTCACATCGCAGCCGCAGACGCGAGGCAACTACCTCTCCCACTTGGCGGCGGTCTACAGCGTGGCCAGGCCGGCCTGGGGCTACCCGCTCGACCAGCAGGCGGCCGAGGACGCCCGCGTCGTGGCAGTCAAGCTGGGACTGATCAGCCGTTCGAAACAACGCACCAGGCGGCCGACACTGGACGAACTGGACAAGCTGATGGCGCACTACAGCGCCTACGAGCTCAAGAACGCCGACCCCATCCCCATGCGCGCGTTAATCCTGTTCAGCATCTTCTCGACGCGGCGCCAGGAAGAAACCTGCCGGATCACCGCCGAAGATCTGAACGCCGAGCACGCTGAGTTGACCGTGCGCGACATGAAGAACCCCGGCGAGAAGATCGGCAACGACGTGGTGACCGCATTGACGCCCGAGGCCCTGCAGATCATCCAGCGGCTGGGCGCCAAGAAAGGGCGGATCTGGCCCTACAACGAAGGTTCGGTCAGCGCCTCGTTCACCCGTGCCTGCGCCATTCTGGGCATCGAGGATCTACGTTTCCATGACCTGCGGCACGACGGCATTTCTAGGCTATTCGAGATGGGCTGGAACATTCCACGCGTGGCCACCGTGTCGGCGCATCGCTCGTGGCAGAGCCTGCAGCGCTACACCCACGTCAAACAGACAGGGGACAAGTATCAGGACTGGCCCTGGAAAAAGAAGCTGCTCGGCGCGACCTGA
- a CDS encoding glycoside hydrolase family 108 protein: MNFDTFVNNIIAVEKGYVDHPDDKGGPTNYGITLAVARANGYQGDMRDLPVDLARKIYGARYISEPKFDQVAGINMEIAMELIDTGVNMGPGKAAEFLQRWLNGFNDTGSRYADLFVDGRLGPVSLAALQAFLRWRGMEGIKVMLKALNGVQAARYLEITEGNRSQRAFLYGWINQRVA; the protein is encoded by the coding sequence ATGAACTTCGATACCTTCGTCAACAACATCATCGCCGTGGAGAAAGGCTACGTGGACCACCCCGATGACAAGGGCGGCCCGACGAACTATGGCATCACGCTGGCCGTGGCCAGGGCCAACGGCTACCAGGGCGACATGCGCGATCTGCCGGTAGATCTGGCCCGCAAGATCTACGGAGCGCGTTACATCAGCGAACCGAAGTTCGACCAGGTCGCGGGCATCAACATGGAGATCGCCATGGAGCTGATCGACACCGGTGTCAACATGGGCCCCGGGAAGGCGGCCGAGTTCTTGCAGCGCTGGCTCAATGGCTTCAACGACACGGGCTCACGCTACGCGGATCTGTTCGTCGACGGCCGGCTCGGCCCGGTCAGCCTGGCTGCGCTGCAGGCCTTCCTGCGCTGGCGCGGCATGGAGGGGATCAAGGTCATGCTCAAGGCCCTCAACGGCGTGCAGGCGGCCCGGTACCTGGAGATCACCGAGGGCAACCGCTCGCAGCGCGCCTTCTTGTATGGCTGGATTAACCAGCGGGTGGCCTGA
- a CDS encoding YmfQ family protein produces MGVIRTTAADYAQQQLGLLPIGPAWPVEGDNASVRIFDPTATALQALHQRAEQLLEEADARTASELLDDWERVVGLPDPCLDPPGSTAERRRRVVQRLTYQGGQSAAFFIGFLAALGYAGATVDVFRPMRANSKCNAAINQGGWRFGWRVNVPAAANKKVMTVRGRCSDPLASWGDPGLECLLAIHKPAHTRLFVGYGA; encoded by the coding sequence ATGGGTGTGATCAGGACGACAGCGGCCGACTACGCACAGCAGCAGCTCGGGCTGCTACCCATAGGCCCGGCCTGGCCGGTTGAAGGCGACAACGCCAGCGTGCGCATCTTCGATCCCACCGCCACGGCGCTGCAGGCACTTCACCAGCGCGCCGAGCAGCTCCTCGAAGAGGCGGATGCGCGCACCGCAAGTGAGCTGCTCGACGACTGGGAGCGCGTCGTCGGCTTGCCTGATCCGTGCCTCGATCCACCGGGCAGCACCGCCGAGCGAAGACGCCGGGTGGTGCAGCGCTTGACCTACCAGGGCGGCCAATCGGCCGCCTTTTTTATTGGGTTTCTCGCGGCGCTGGGTTATGCCGGCGCGACGGTGGACGTATTCCGGCCAATGCGTGCGAACAGCAAATGCAATGCCGCTATCAACCAGGGTGGCTGGCGATTCGGCTGGCGCGTCAATGTGCCTGCCGCAGCAAACAAGAAGGTAATGACTGTGCGCGGCCGCTGCAGCGACCCGCTGGCGAGCTGGGGCGACCCTGGCTTGGAGTGCCTTCTTGCCATTCACAAACCCGCGCACACCCGGCTCTTCGTCGGGTATGGCGCCTGA
- a CDS encoding baseplate J/gp47 family protein: MFNRPPLTALVKSVRDDMLSRVDGEQLRRADAEVYARVFAGALHGVYGYADWIARQIIWDTCDDDILERWASMWLEVPRKPAAAATGAAAFVVALGATVPTGSVLQAFDGVQYTTTADSVAGSAPIVAALAGAAGNRAAGQALSLVSPVAGVQTQATAGEISGGADIESIDSLRARLIARVRTPPDGGSVTDYKAWALEVPGVTRAWVAPLEQGAGTVVVRFVRDDDASLIPDAGEVAAVLAHITPLAPVTAELYVMAPVADPVAFQISLTPNSAAVRTAVEAELRDLLKREAEPGVTLLVSHIREAISVAAGETDSVLLAPAANVTPGIGHMPTFGSIAWV; the protein is encoded by the coding sequence ATGTTTAACCGACCGCCTTTGACGGCGCTGGTCAAGTCCGTCCGCGACGACATGCTTTCGCGTGTCGATGGCGAGCAGCTGCGGCGTGCCGATGCCGAGGTCTATGCCCGCGTTTTCGCCGGGGCGCTGCATGGCGTGTATGGCTACGCGGATTGGATCGCGCGCCAGATCATCTGGGACACCTGCGACGACGACATCCTGGAGCGTTGGGCCAGCATGTGGCTCGAGGTGCCGCGCAAGCCCGCAGCGGCCGCTACGGGCGCAGCTGCCTTCGTGGTGGCCTTGGGCGCCACTGTGCCCACGGGAAGCGTGCTGCAGGCGTTCGATGGCGTGCAGTACACCACCACGGCCGACAGCGTAGCTGGCAGCGCGCCCATCGTGGCGGCGCTGGCCGGCGCCGCCGGCAACCGCGCGGCCGGCCAGGCGCTCTCGCTCGTGTCGCCCGTGGCCGGCGTGCAGACGCAAGCCACGGCCGGCGAAATTTCGGGCGGTGCGGACATCGAGTCGATTGACAGCCTGCGCGCCCGGCTCATTGCCCGCGTGCGGACCCCGCCGGACGGCGGCAGCGTCACCGACTACAAGGCTTGGGCTCTGGAGGTGCCGGGCGTCACGCGCGCCTGGGTGGCCCCGTTGGAGCAGGGCGCCGGCACGGTAGTGGTGCGCTTCGTGCGCGACGACGACGCCTCGCTGATTCCAGACGCGGGCGAGGTGGCCGCCGTGCTGGCCCACATTACGCCACTCGCACCAGTGACGGCAGAGCTTTATGTGATGGCGCCGGTGGCCGACCCGGTGGCGTTTCAGATCTCGCTCACGCCCAACAGCGCTGCGGTACGCACAGCGGTGGAGGCCGAACTGCGCGACCTGCTCAAACGCGAGGCAGAGCCAGGTGTCACGCTGTTGGTCTCGCACATCCGCGAAGCCATCAGCGTGGCCGCTGGAGAGACCGACAGTGTGCTGCTGGCGCCGGCCGCCAACGTCACGCCGGGCATCGGCCACATGCCGACCTTCGGGAGCATCGCATGGGTGTGA
- a CDS encoding phage GP46 family protein, translating into MTPEQPLTIVVDGVERSLGMGLRDPLPRAVIISLFTWGRARPADDLPGTERCGWWGDSFASVPGDRIGSRLWLLARAKITQQTVTQAREYAEEALAWLVADGVASQVIVEAERAGVSQISLRCQIVRPDAANLDIRFNDAWSFLNV; encoded by the coding sequence ATGACGCCCGAACAACCGCTCACCATCGTGGTCGATGGCGTCGAGCGCTCGCTCGGCATGGGCCTGCGCGATCCGCTGCCCCGCGCCGTAATCATCAGCCTGTTCACCTGGGGCCGCGCCCGCCCGGCGGATGACCTGCCGGGCACCGAGCGCTGCGGCTGGTGGGGCGACAGCTTCGCATCCGTACCAGGCGACCGCATCGGCTCGCGGCTGTGGCTGCTGGCCCGCGCGAAGATCACCCAGCAGACGGTCACCCAAGCGCGGGAGTATGCCGAGGAGGCCCTCGCCTGGCTGGTGGCCGATGGTGTGGCCAGCCAGGTCATCGTCGAGGCCGAACGTGCCGGTGTGTCGCAGATCTCGCTGCGCTGCCAGATCGTGCGGCCCGATGCGGCCAATCTGGATATCCGTTTCAACGATGCATGGAGCTTTCTGAATGTTTAA
- a CDS encoding phage baseplate assembly protein V: MSAELDALRRMATRIGNMFVRGKVTAAKATTKMQTLQVQLLDEEAKDRMEHFEPYGFTSHPQAGAEVVAGFFDGDRSHGVVLVVADRRYRLTTLQPGEVALHDDGGSTITLKRGGVIEIAASSAIHLLAPQLSHNGVNIGATHVHGGVQPGGASTGGPA; this comes from the coding sequence ATGAGCGCCGAACTGGATGCGCTCCGTCGCATGGCGACACGCATCGGCAACATGTTCGTGCGCGGCAAGGTTACCGCCGCCAAGGCCACCACGAAGATGCAGACCCTGCAGGTGCAGCTGCTCGACGAAGAAGCGAAGGACCGCATGGAGCACTTCGAGCCCTACGGCTTCACCTCGCACCCGCAGGCCGGTGCCGAGGTGGTGGCCGGCTTCTTCGATGGCGATCGCTCGCACGGTGTGGTGCTGGTGGTTGCCGATCGGCGCTACCGTCTCACCACCCTGCAGCCGGGCGAGGTGGCGCTGCACGACGACGGCGGCTCCACCATTACGCTCAAGCGCGGCGGCGTGATCGAGATCGCCGCCAGCAGCGCCATCCATCTGCTGGCCCCGCAGCTCTCGCATAACGGCGTAAACATCGGGGCCACGCATGTGCACGGCGGCGTGCAGCCAGGTGGTGCCAGCACCGGAGGCCCGGCATGA